A window of Streptomyces gilvosporeus contains these coding sequences:
- a CDS encoding VOC family protein, whose amino-acid sequence MDILGTSLRVCVGDLDAAIGVYERLTGAEAIRFQRGGVAVAAVGCFFLMSGPEAELSVLRKITATLAVKDVDEAVADLTAVGADIIAGPLPTPIGRNLVARHPDGSVFEYVDRKQDQDGGQRAG is encoded by the coding sequence ATGGACATTCTGGGGACCTCACTGCGGGTATGCGTCGGCGACCTCGATGCGGCGATCGGCGTCTACGAACGGCTCACCGGCGCCGAGGCCATTCGCTTTCAGCGCGGTGGCGTGGCCGTCGCGGCCGTCGGGTGCTTCTTCCTGATGAGCGGCCCCGAGGCGGAGTTGTCGGTGCTGCGGAAGATCACGGCGACCCTCGCCGTCAAGGACGTGGACGAGGCGGTCGCCGATCTGACGGCGGTCGGCGCGGACATCATCGCCGGTCCGCTGCCGACGCCGATCGGCCGCAACCTCGTCGCCCGCCATCCGGACGGCTCGGTCTTCGAGTACGTCGACCGGAAGCAGGATCAGGATGGCGGGCAGCGCGCGGGGTGA
- a CDS encoding class I SAM-dependent methyltransferase gives MPQESAVYTHGHHESVLRSHTWRTAANSAAYLLDSLRPQMHVLDIGCGPGTITADLAALVPDGRVTGLEHAPDVLEQARATAAERGLTNIDFAVGDVHALDYPDDTFCVVHAHQVLQHVGDPVQALREMRRVTKPGGIVAVRDSDYSGMIWYPQVPGMDDWQRLYRRVARANGGEPDAGRRLHAWARQAGFDPSAVTATAATWCYRTPEERAWWSGLWADRTVSSVYARLAVDGGHATPEELAAIAGAWREWGADEDGWFGILHGEILCRV, from the coding sequence ATGCCGCAGGAGTCCGCCGTCTACACCCACGGCCACCACGAGTCCGTACTGCGCTCCCACACCTGGCGCACCGCCGCCAACTCGGCGGCCTATCTGCTGGATTCGCTGCGGCCGCAGATGCACGTCCTGGACATCGGCTGCGGCCCGGGCACCATCACCGCCGACCTGGCCGCGCTGGTCCCCGACGGGCGGGTCACCGGCCTGGAACACGCGCCCGACGTACTGGAGCAGGCCCGTGCCACGGCCGCCGAACGCGGGCTGACGAACATCGACTTCGCGGTCGGCGATGTCCACGCACTGGACTACCCGGACGACACCTTCTGTGTGGTGCACGCCCATCAGGTCCTGCAACACGTGGGCGATCCCGTCCAGGCGCTGCGCGAGATGCGCCGGGTCACCAAGCCCGGCGGAATCGTCGCCGTCCGCGATTCGGACTACTCGGGCATGATCTGGTACCCGCAGGTCCCGGGGATGGACGACTGGCAGCGGCTGTACCGGCGGGTGGCCCGCGCCAACGGCGGCGAACCGGACGCCGGACGCCGGCTGCACGCCTGGGCCCGCCAGGCCGGTTTCGACCCGTCCGCCGTCACCGCGACGGCCGCCACCTGGTGCTACCGCACCCCCGAGGAACGGGCCTGGTGGAGCGGGCTGTGGGCGGACCGTACGGTCTCGTCGGTGTACGCGCGGCTGGCGGTGGACGGCGGACACGCCACCCCCGAGGAGCTGGCGGCGATCGCGGGGGCGTGGCGGGAGTGGGGCGCCGACGAGGACGGCTGGTTCGGCATCCTGCACGGCGAGATCCTGTGCCGGGTGTGA
- a CDS encoding bifunctional phosphatase PAP2/diacylglycerol kinase family protein, with protein sequence MRRTLPHLDRLIFVHIASREWPGARSVLPRLSRSADHGLLWCGIAAGAAALGGRPGRRAALRGLASLAVASGAVNTVGKRSVRRARPLLEAVPVVRRLHRQPFTSSFPSGHAASAVAFATGVGFEKPWWGLALAPVAAAVAFSRIYTGVHYPGDVLAGAALGAGAAFAVRGLAPTHAQPAPPARPRAAAPADSVRERPPALPGGRGLVVVANLGSGQRGGAHADRTQEVRGVLPEAEVVACGGPGEPVGPPLEDLLEVAARRAGERGGALGVLGGDGTVNAAATVAVRHGLPLAVLPGGTHNHFAHDLGIETSADAARAVESGAAVAVDLARFGGGPHREVRYVLNTFALGAYPELVRIREKWAGRLGAWPAGVLAACEVLRTAEPLTVEINGRRRAAWLLFVGNCRYRGLGLTPVRRHDLADGVLDVRVVHGGRLARVRLVAAALTGSPHASPVLGEARLRTLRLSGLPTGTPLAVDGEVTIWDEELTLEKVNEALTVYCPPRA encoded by the coding sequence ATGCGACGCACGCTGCCTCACCTCGACCGGCTGATCTTCGTCCATATCGCGTCCCGCGAGTGGCCCGGCGCCCGGAGCGTGCTGCCGCGGCTGTCGCGCAGCGCCGACCACGGGCTGCTGTGGTGCGGCATCGCGGCGGGCGCCGCCGCTCTGGGCGGCCGACCCGGCCGCCGGGCGGCGCTGCGCGGGCTGGCGTCGCTGGCGGTGGCGTCGGGGGCGGTGAACACCGTCGGCAAGCGCTCGGTGCGGCGGGCGCGGCCGCTGCTGGAGGCGGTGCCGGTGGTACGGCGGCTGCACCGCCAGCCGTTCACCTCCTCCTTCCCGTCCGGGCATGCGGCCTCGGCGGTGGCCTTCGCCACCGGTGTCGGCTTCGAGAAGCCGTGGTGGGGGCTGGCGCTGGCCCCGGTCGCGGCGGCGGTGGCGTTCTCCCGCATCTATACAGGGGTGCACTATCCGGGCGATGTGCTGGCGGGGGCGGCGCTGGGCGCCGGGGCCGCCTTCGCCGTACGGGGCCTGGCGCCGACCCACGCACAGCCGGCTCCGCCCGCCCGGCCGCGCGCCGCGGCTCCCGCGGACTCCGTCCGGGAGAGACCCCCGGCGCTGCCCGGGGGACGCGGGCTGGTGGTGGTCGCCAACCTGGGCTCGGGACAGCGGGGCGGGGCGCACGCCGATCGGACCCAGGAGGTGCGCGGGGTGCTGCCGGAGGCGGAGGTCGTAGCCTGCGGCGGGCCTGGCGAGCCTGTCGGGCCGCCCCTGGAGGACCTGCTGGAGGTGGCCGCGCGACGGGCCGGGGAGCGCGGCGGGGCGCTCGGCGTGCTCGGCGGTGACGGCACCGTCAATGCGGCGGCGACGGTCGCGGTACGGCACGGGCTGCCGCTGGCGGTGCTGCCCGGCGGCACCCACAACCACTTCGCCCACGACCTGGGGATCGAGACCTCTGCGGATGCGGCGCGCGCCGTGGAGAGCGGTGCGGCGGTCGCGGTGGACCTGGCGCGCTTCGGGGGCGGGCCGCACCGGGAGGTCCGGTACGTCCTCAACACCTTTGCCCTCGGGGCGTATCCGGAGCTGGTGCGGATCCGCGAGAAGTGGGCGGGACGGCTCGGCGCCTGGCCGGCCGGGGTGCTCGCGGCCTGCGAAGTACTGCGCACCGCCGAGCCGTTGACCGTCGAGATCAACGGGCGGCGGCGGGCGGCATGGCTCCTGTTCGTCGGCAACTGCCGGTACCGGGGGCTGGGGCTGACACCGGTGCGGCGGCACGACCTGGCGGACGGGGTGCTGGACGTACGGGTGGTGCACGGGGGCCGGCTGGCCCGCGTCCGCCTGGTCGCCGCGGCCCTGACCGGCAGTCCGCACGCCTCCCCGGTGCTCGGCGAGGCCCGGCTGCGCACCCTCCGGCTGAGCGGTCTGCCGACCGGTACGCCCCTCGCCGTCGACGGTGAAGTCACCATCTGGGACGAGGAGTTGACGCTGGAGAAGGTGAACGAGGCGCTGACGGTCTACTGCCCGCCGCGCGCCTGA
- a CDS encoding cytochrome P450 → METGPNVWNCPFDYAEALEFDPTLKRLLTEEPVARIRLPYGEGEAWLVTRYDDVRTVTTDRRFSRHGVVGKDFPRMTPEPIVQDEAINVMDPPASSRLRSLVSKAFAPRHVERMRARTQGVVDELLSAMAEQGAPGDLMENLASPLPLTTICEVLDIPEDDRGRLRGYARTMMNTSLSNKDAAVRAKADMRAYFADLTAQRRAHPGEDLISALATARDGDEILDERELTVMAMVLLITGQDTTTYQIANLSYTLLTRPDDLAALRADPERLPSAMEEMLRFIPFRKGVGIPRVALEDVELSGVTIRAGDIVHVSYLTANRDPRKFDRPDELDLDREKPQHMTFGWGGHHCLGAPLAFVEMELALRTLLERFPDLRLAKPADELRWNETSIWRYPLALPVTW, encoded by the coding sequence ATGGAAACCGGCCCGAACGTCTGGAACTGCCCCTTCGACTACGCCGAGGCCCTTGAGTTCGATCCCACGCTCAAGCGCCTGCTGACCGAGGAACCCGTGGCCCGTATCCGGCTGCCGTACGGGGAGGGGGAGGCATGGCTGGTCACCCGGTACGACGACGTACGCACCGTGACCACCGACCGCCGCTTCAGCCGGCACGGCGTCGTCGGCAAGGACTTCCCCCGGATGACCCCCGAGCCGATCGTCCAGGACGAGGCCATCAACGTCATGGACCCGCCCGCCAGCAGCCGACTGCGCAGCCTGGTCTCCAAGGCGTTCGCCCCCCGCCACGTCGAACGCATGCGGGCCCGTACCCAGGGCGTCGTCGACGAACTGCTGTCGGCGATGGCCGAGCAGGGCGCTCCGGGCGATCTGATGGAGAACCTCGCCAGCCCGCTGCCGCTGACCACCATCTGCGAGGTCCTCGACATCCCCGAGGACGACCGCGGACGGCTGCGCGGCTACGCCCGCACCATGATGAACACCAGCCTCTCCAACAAGGACGCCGCGGTCCGGGCCAAGGCCGATATGCGCGCGTACTTCGCCGACCTGACCGCACAGCGGCGCGCGCACCCGGGGGAGGACCTGATCAGCGCCCTGGCCACGGCGCGCGACGGCGACGAGATCCTCGACGAGCGGGAACTGACCGTGATGGCGATGGTCCTGCTCATCACCGGCCAGGACACCACGACGTACCAGATCGCCAACCTCTCCTACACGCTGCTGACCAGGCCCGACGATCTGGCCGCACTGCGCGCCGACCCGGAGCGGCTGCCGTCGGCGATGGAGGAGATGCTGCGGTTCATCCCGTTCCGCAAGGGCGTGGGCATTCCCCGGGTCGCCCTGGAGGACGTGGAGCTGAGTGGCGTGACGATCCGGGCGGGGGACATTGTGCATGTCTCCTACCTGACGGCCAATCGGGACCCGCGCAAATTCGACCGCCCCGACGAGCTGGACCTGGACCGCGAGAAGCCGCAGCACATGACCTTCGGCTGGGGCGGGCACCACTGCCTGGGCGCCCCGCTCGCGTTCGTCGAGATGGAACTGGCGCTGCGCACCCTCCTGGAGCGCTTCCCCGACCTCAGACTGGCCAAGCCGGCCGACGAGCTGCGCTGGAACGAGACCTCCATCTGGCGCTATCCGCTCGCGCTGCCGGTCACCTGGTGA
- a CDS encoding type III polyketide synthase produces the protein MAVLCKPAIAVPEYIITRDDTLELARQLHDDHRQLKKVLRLIEHTGVVRRHLIQPIDKVLEHPGFDARSAVYEEESKARVPAVVRKALDQAELDPQQIDLIVYVSCTGFMMPALTAWLINEMGFRSETRQIPIAQLGCAAGGAAINRAHDFCRAYPDANVLLVACEFCSLCYQPTDLDVGSLLSNGLFGDAVAAAVVRGRGGTGVHLERNGSYLIPHTEDWISYAVRSTGFHFQLDKRVPGTMEPLAPALRAVAEAEHWNAGELDFYIVHAGGPRILDDLCRYLGVPPEAFRFSRATLTEYGNIASAVVLDALARMFDEASAHDGQRGLVAGFGPGITAEMALGTWTS, from the coding sequence ATGGCGGTTCTGTGCAAACCGGCAATAGCAGTCCCTGAGTACATCATCACCAGGGACGACACCCTCGAACTGGCACGGCAGCTGCACGACGACCATCGGCAGCTCAAGAAGGTGCTGCGGCTGATCGAACACACCGGAGTCGTCCGGCGGCATCTGATCCAGCCCATCGACAAGGTGCTGGAACACCCCGGATTCGACGCCCGCAGCGCCGTCTACGAAGAAGAATCCAAGGCCCGCGTCCCCGCAGTGGTGCGCAAGGCGCTCGACCAGGCCGAACTGGACCCGCAGCAGATCGATCTGATCGTCTATGTGTCCTGCACCGGCTTCATGATGCCGGCCCTGACCGCATGGCTCATCAACGAAATGGGCTTCCGGTCGGAGACCCGGCAGATCCCGATCGCCCAGCTCGGTTGTGCGGCCGGGGGCGCCGCGATCAACCGCGCACACGACTTCTGCCGGGCCTACCCGGACGCCAACGTGCTCCTGGTCGCCTGCGAGTTCTGCTCGCTGTGCTACCAGCCCACCGACCTGGACGTCGGATCGCTGCTGTCCAACGGCCTGTTCGGGGACGCGGTCGCCGCCGCGGTGGTCCGCGGCCGGGGCGGCACCGGCGTCCACCTGGAGCGCAACGGCTCGTATCTCATCCCGCACACCGAGGACTGGATCTCCTACGCGGTGCGCTCCACGGGATTCCACTTCCAGCTGGACAAACGCGTCCCCGGCACCATGGAGCCGCTCGCCCCAGCCCTGCGCGCGGTCGCCGAGGCCGAGCACTGGAACGCCGGCGAACTGGACTTCTACATCGTCCACGCGGGCGGCCCGCGCATCCTGGACGATCTGTGCCGCTACCTCGGCGTCCCTCCCGAAGCCTTCCGCTTCAGCCGGGCGACGCTCACCGAGTACGGCAACATCGCCAGCGCGGTGGTGCTCGACGCCCTCGCCCGGATGTTTGACGAGGCGTCGGCGCACGACGGACAGCGCGGACTCGTGGCGGGCTTCGGACCCGGCATCACCGCCGAGATGGCGCTGGGGACCTGGACCTCGTAG
- a CDS encoding aminotransferase class I/II-fold pyridoxal phosphate-dependent enzyme — MQLAAPGPAPDPPVGLPVLPELAAHLAAAAGRDEAEPPGGSRSLRTAAGGYFARRGLDTDPGHTLAAPGAPALLLALYAAAGGAVVLPRPCSPWYAPPARMLGHPVHRAPVPAESGGVPDPFALLETVRRARIHGAEPRVLVLSVADDPTGTCPVPEQVHEVCEAAAGEGLWVISDESYRDLLHDPHDTVVLSPAEMLPDEVVVLADLRAALVPASWPAAIARFPDTDRGAALRVAALDALAALDIPLPGPLTCAVAHALGEPEAVRTRTATAARLYGTLATALHRTLTDAGALCRPPHSGSHVYADLEPLHRALAAHGVSESAALERELGRWAARGGHRFGDDPGALRVRLGSEGLLGDDVELRGRALTEADPLQLPYVADALTSLSQKLAALTATGEG, encoded by the coding sequence ATGCAGCTCGCCGCCCCGGGTCCGGCCCCGGACCCGCCGGTGGGCCTTCCGGTGCTCCCGGAGCTCGCCGCGCATCTCGCGGCCGCGGCCGGCCGGGACGAGGCGGAACCGCCCGGCGGCTCCCGGTCGCTGCGCACCGCCGCCGGCGGCTACTTCGCCCGCCGCGGCCTGGACACCGACCCCGGCCATACGCTCGCCGCGCCGGGCGCGCCCGCCCTGCTCCTGGCGCTGTACGCCGCGGCCGGCGGGGCCGTGGTGCTGCCGCGGCCCTGCTCGCCGTGGTACGCACCGCCCGCCCGGATGCTCGGGCACCCGGTGCACCGCGCGCCCGTACCGGCCGAATCGGGCGGTGTGCCCGATCCGTTCGCGCTGCTGGAGACCGTCCGGCGGGCCCGGATACACGGCGCCGAGCCGCGCGTCCTGGTGCTGTCCGTCGCCGACGACCCCACCGGCACCTGCCCGGTGCCCGAGCAGGTGCACGAGGTGTGCGAGGCGGCGGCGGGGGAGGGGCTGTGGGTGATCAGCGACGAGTCGTACCGCGATCTGCTGCACGATCCGCATGACACGGTGGTGCTCAGCCCCGCCGAGATGCTGCCCGACGAGGTCGTGGTGCTGGCCGATCTTCGGGCCGCGCTCGTCCCCGCGTCCTGGCCCGCGGCCATCGCGCGCTTCCCGGACACCGACCGCGGCGCCGCCCTGCGCGTCGCGGCGCTCGATGCGCTGGCCGCGCTGGACATACCGCTGCCCGGCCCGCTGACCTGCGCCGTCGCCCATGCGCTCGGCGAGCCCGAGGCCGTACGCACCCGGACCGCCACCGCCGCCCGGCTGTACGGGACGCTCGCCACCGCGCTGCACCGCACCCTGACCGACGCCGGTGCGCTGTGCCGTCCGCCGCACTCCGGCAGCCATGTCTACGCCGACCTGGAGCCGCTGCACCGCGCCCTTGCCGCTCACGGGGTCAGTGAATCCGCCGCACTGGAACGGGAGTTGGGCCGCTGGGCGGCGCGCGGCGGACATCGCTTCGGGGACGATCCGGGGGCGCTGCGGGTGCGGCTGGGTTCCGAGGGGCTGCTCGGCGACGACGTGGAGCTGCGCGGGCGGGCCCTGACGGAGGCAGATCCCCTCCAACTCCCTTACGTAGCCGATGCGTTGACCTCCCTCTCGCAGAAGCTGGCCGCGCTGACGGCCACGGGGGAGGGCTGA
- a CDS encoding MBL fold metallo-hydrolase: MTEQTERSVAEARASAQPPAPPARTAPPAETPAPSAPSAAPPSPTVPPPESPAPSAEAPTPSTDLPRALPRTAPVRPHPTPPPLTEPRPLGEPRTWPRDFTDRLTAPLPGVRALARIAREGKLRPVPESLREIQELPFEPGPMPQAGPTTLALTWAGHASWVIRIGGLTVLTDPVWSRKILGTPPRVTPVGVRWEDLPPVDAVVISHNHYDHLDAPTLKRLPRHTPLLLPAGLAPWARRRGFTHVTDLDWWEAVELPAPGGTVRFDFVPAHHWSKRTLFDTCRTLWGGWMLTAPDGRRLHFAGDTGYGHWFEEIARRYPGIDVALLPIGAYDPRWILRPVHTDPEEAVRACQDLGARVLVPMHWSTFLLSAERPMEPLHRVRTAWTATGRPREDLWDLAVGASRVLGER, from the coding sequence ATGACCGAACAGACCGAGCGCTCGGTCGCCGAAGCCCGCGCCTCCGCCCAGCCGCCGGCCCCGCCCGCGCGCACCGCGCCGCCTGCGGAGACGCCTGCCCCGTCCGCGCCGTCCGCGGCACCGCCCTCCCCGACCGTGCCGCCCCCCGAGTCTCCCGCACCCTCCGCCGAGGCGCCCACCCCATCCACCGACCTGCCCCGCGCCCTTCCCCGCACCGCCCCCGTCCGCCCCCACCCCACCCCGCCGCCGCTCACCGAACCCCGGCCCCTGGGGGAACCGCGTACCTGGCCGCGGGACTTCACGGACCGGCTGACCGCGCCGCTGCCCGGCGTCCGTGCGCTGGCCCGGATCGCCCGGGAGGGCAAACTGCGCCCGGTCCCCGAATCGCTCCGGGAAATCCAGGAACTCCCCTTCGAACCGGGCCCGATGCCCCAGGCCGGACCGACCACCCTCGCCCTGACCTGGGCCGGGCACGCCAGCTGGGTGATCCGGATCGGCGGCCTGACCGTCCTGACCGACCCGGTCTGGTCCCGCAAGATCCTCGGCACCCCGCCCCGGGTCACTCCCGTGGGCGTCCGCTGGGAGGACCTGCCGCCCGTCGACGCCGTCGTGATCAGCCACAACCACTACGACCACCTGGACGCCCCGACCCTCAAGCGGCTGCCGCGCCACACCCCGCTGCTGCTCCCCGCCGGCCTCGCCCCCTGGGCCCGCCGCCGCGGCTTCACCCACGTCACCGACCTCGACTGGTGGGAGGCCGTCGAACTGCCCGCACCCGGCGGCACCGTCCGCTTCGACTTCGTCCCCGCCCACCACTGGAGCAAGCGCACCCTCTTCGACACCTGCCGCACCCTCTGGGGCGGCTGGATGCTCACCGCGCCCGACGGGCGGCGGCTGCACTTCGCGGGGGACACCGGCTACGGCCACTGGTTCGAGGAGATCGCCCGCCGCTACCCCGGCATCGACGTCGCCCTGCTGCCCATCGGCGCCTACGACCCACGCTGGATCCTGCGCCCCGTACACACCGACCCGGAGGAGGCCGTACGTGCCTGCCAGGATCTGGGCGCCCGGGTACTGGTCCCGATGCACTGGTCCACGTTCCTGCTCTCCGCCGAACGCCCGATGGAACCCCTCCACCGCGTCCGCACCGCCTGGACCGCCACCGGCCGCCCCCGCGAGGACCTGTGGGACCTGGCGGTGGGTGCGTCACGGGTGCTCGGGGAGAGGTGA
- a CDS encoding amino acid permease, whose product MNLMTATALVMGNIIGGGIFLLPASVAPFGTVSLLAFGVLTVGAVALALVFGRLAQRHPDTGGPYVYAREAFGDFAGFLSAWSYWTMTWVSNAALAVAAVGYVHVLLPGHASPGNDLLVALAALWLPALANFAGTRYVGAVQLISTVLKFIPLLFIAVVGLFFFDPHNLGRFHEGGGSAFGGMSAAAAILLYSYVGVESAAMSAGEVRDPERNVGRATVLGTVGAAVVYLLGTLAVFGTVAHTKLVHSTAPFSDAVDAMFGGHWGGTVVAAAAVISIIGALNGWTLMSAQSPYAAAKDGLFPAPFLTKRRGVPTVGVLAAVLLASALTVINYLSGAGGVFEILVLITTFSATVPYLLAAGAQIYFLLSGRRDKVCPARFVRDLTLALVAFGFTFWLVAGAGYAAIYQGVLFLFAGILVYAVMAARRAGRTREAEPESETDPATGAGDRTAGGAAGATETAAADAR is encoded by the coding sequence ATGAACTTGATGACCGCCACCGCCCTGGTGATGGGCAACATCATCGGCGGCGGCATCTTCCTCCTCCCGGCCTCGGTCGCCCCCTTCGGCACCGTCAGCCTGCTCGCCTTCGGTGTCCTGACCGTCGGAGCGGTCGCCCTCGCCCTGGTCTTCGGTCGGCTGGCGCAGCGCCACCCGGACACCGGCGGGCCCTATGTCTACGCCCGTGAGGCGTTCGGCGACTTCGCCGGGTTCCTGTCCGCCTGGTCGTACTGGACCATGACCTGGGTCAGCAACGCGGCGCTCGCGGTCGCCGCCGTCGGCTATGTCCATGTCCTCCTCCCCGGGCACGCGTCGCCCGGCAACGACCTCCTCGTCGCGCTCGCCGCGCTGTGGCTGCCGGCGCTGGCCAACTTCGCGGGCACCCGCTATGTGGGCGCGGTCCAGCTGATCTCCACCGTTCTGAAGTTCATCCCCCTCCTCTTCATCGCCGTCGTCGGACTGTTCTTCTTCGACCCGCACAACCTGGGCCGGTTCCACGAGGGCGGTGGCAGCGCGTTCGGCGGGATGTCCGCGGCGGCCGCGATCCTGCTCTACAGCTATGTCGGCGTGGAGTCCGCGGCGATGAGCGCGGGCGAGGTCCGCGATCCGGAACGCAACGTCGGCCGGGCCACCGTGCTGGGCACCGTCGGCGCCGCCGTCGTCTACCTCCTGGGCACCCTCGCCGTCTTCGGCACCGTCGCCCACACCAAGCTGGTGCACTCCACGGCGCCGTTCTCGGACGCCGTCGATGCGATGTTCGGCGGCCACTGGGGCGGCACGGTCGTCGCCGCCGCGGCCGTGATCTCGATCATCGGCGCCCTCAACGGCTGGACCCTGATGAGCGCCCAGTCCCCGTACGCCGCCGCCAAGGACGGCCTCTTCCCCGCGCCCTTCCTGACCAAGCGGCGCGGCGTCCCGACCGTCGGCGTGCTCGCCGCCGTGCTGCTGGCCAGCGCCCTGACCGTGATCAACTACCTGAGCGGCGCCGGCGGGGTCTTCGAGATCCTGGTCCTGATCACCACCTTCTCGGCGACCGTGCCGTATCTCCTGGCGGCCGGCGCCCAGATCTACTTCCTGCTGTCCGGACGCCGCGACAAGGTCTGCCCCGCCCGCTTCGTCCGCGATCTGACCCTCGCCCTGGTGGCGTTCGGCTTCACCTTCTGGCTGGTGGCGGGCGCCGGATACGCCGCGATCTACCAGGGCGTGCTGTTCCTGTTCGCCGGCATCCTGGTGTACGCGGTGATGGCGGCCCGACGCGCCGGGCGCACGCGGGAGGCGGAGCCGGAGAGTGAGACGGATCCGGCAACGGGGGCGGGTGACCGTACGGCCGGCGGGGCGGCCGGCGCCACGGAGACCGCCGCGGCCGACGCGCGGTAG
- a CDS encoding erythromycin esterase family protein, protein MTPTKPLTLPEWTAHHAVRLAAPGREAPFDDLEELRRLVGDARVVSLGENSHQIREFGLLRDRMLRFLVQECGFTVYALEFGAASGRAVDAWVRGGGGDLDALLMPRADGYPGQSAEGRDTLRWLRAHNATAAQPVQLAGLDVPAGGGSLAPALEPVARYLADVDPGAVRYVRTALELSEPLAGGSGLVPAHARLRLDAAVQDRLSAALGRLLNRVTVMREIYVENGGRQAYENALSDVWAAWRTDQMQRAMSELFGGAPDAADLAARDRYLADSLLGVLDRSAPGTRVVVAAHNAHIQRTANPEGGPLARVPMGHPLAQELGADYVSVALTSGGGRTVTNVPDPAHPAGMRQSPADAPEPTPDSVEALFTGVPEAPALLPTHPLREHARRHGLPEPKQIRMDDGFLPVAALDAYDAVVSVPHTTLGADAHEG, encoded by the coding sequence ATGACCCCCACGAAACCGCTCACCCTGCCGGAATGGACCGCCCACCACGCAGTCCGCCTCGCCGCTCCCGGTCGCGAAGCCCCCTTCGACGATCTGGAGGAGCTGCGTCGACTTGTCGGCGACGCGCGGGTGGTCTCGCTCGGTGAAAACTCCCACCAGATACGTGAGTTCGGGCTGCTGCGCGACAGGATGCTGCGCTTTCTGGTCCAGGAGTGCGGATTCACCGTCTACGCCCTGGAGTTCGGGGCCGCCTCCGGCCGGGCCGTCGATGCCTGGGTGCGGGGCGGGGGAGGCGACCTCGATGCGCTGCTCATGCCTCGCGCCGACGGCTATCCGGGGCAGTCCGCCGAGGGCCGCGACACCTTGCGGTGGTTGCGCGCACACAACGCCACGGCTGCGCAGCCGGTCCAACTCGCCGGACTCGACGTCCCGGCGGGCGGCGGATCGCTGGCGCCCGCCCTGGAGCCGGTGGCCAGGTATCTGGCCGATGTCGACCCGGGTGCGGTGCGCTACGTCCGCACCGCCCTGGAACTGTCGGAGCCGCTTGCGGGCGGCTCGGGCCTGGTCCCCGCCCACGCCCGCCTCCGCCTCGATGCCGCGGTCCAGGACCGGCTCTCGGCCGCGCTCGGCCGACTGCTCAACCGGGTCACGGTCATGCGCGAGATCTACGTCGAAAACGGCGGGCGCCAGGCCTACGAGAACGCGCTCTCGGACGTCTGGGCGGCCTGGCGCACCGACCAGATGCAGCGCGCGATGTCCGAACTGTTCGGCGGCGCACCGGACGCCGCCGACCTCGCCGCCCGCGACCGCTATCTGGCCGACAGCCTGCTGGGCGTGCTCGACCGGTCCGCGCCCGGCACCCGCGTCGTGGTCGCGGCGCACAACGCCCATATCCAGCGCACCGCCAACCCCGAAGGCGGCCCGCTCGCCCGTGTGCCCATGGGGCATCCCCTCGCCCAGGAACTCGGGGCCGACTATGTGTCCGTCGCGCTGACCAGTGGCGGCGGCCGCACCGTGACGAACGTTCCGGATCCGGCGCACCCCGCCGGGATGCGCCAGTCCCCGGCCGACGCCCCCGAGCCGACCCCCGACAGCGTGGAGGCCCTGTTCACGGGCGTCCCGGAGGCGCCGGCCCTGCTGCCCACCCACCCGCTACGCGAGCACGCCCGACGGCACGGACTCCCCGAGCCGAAGCAGATCCGCATGGACGACGGCTTCCTGCCCGTGGCGGCCCTGGACGCCTACGACGCGGTGGTCAGCGTGCCGCACACCACCCTCGGCGCGGACGCGCACGAGGGGTGA
- a CDS encoding class I SAM-dependent methyltransferase — protein sequence MTAELDYLSGVLPRGARVADIGCGPGHHTRLLRECGFRVTGLDLSWGMLSSQGTPGVVQADMRALPMATGSLDAVWCAAALLHIPRSDVPVVLGEFARVLRTGGELITSLAEGDGELWETVSYESSCRRWYVLHQADPFAAQLGEAGFRVVGHSRRSTHRDWLHFRARRR from the coding sequence ATCACCGCTGAGCTTGATTACCTGTCGGGGGTGCTTCCGCGCGGAGCTCGCGTTGCGGACATCGGCTGCGGCCCCGGCCATCACACGCGGCTGCTGCGGGAATGCGGCTTCCGCGTCACCGGCTTGGATCTCTCCTGGGGGATGCTCTCCTCGCAGGGCACGCCCGGTGTCGTTCAGGCCGACATGCGTGCACTACCGATGGCAACGGGTTCGCTGGATGCCGTGTGGTGCGCTGCCGCGCTGCTGCACATCCCAAGGTCCGACGTCCCGGTCGTGCTCGGCGAGTTCGCGCGAGTGCTGCGCACCGGGGGCGAGTTGATCACGAGTCTGGCCGAAGGCGACGGCGAGCTCTGGGAGACCGTCTCCTACGAGTCGAGTTGCCGACGCTGGTACGTCTTGCACCAGGCCGATCCGTTTGCCGCCCAGCTGGGCGAGGCAGGCTTTCGCGTCGTCGGTCACTCTCGCCGGTCAACACACCGTGACTGGCTGCACTTCCGTGCTCGTCGGCGCTGA